One genomic segment of Marinitoga piezophila KA3 includes these proteins:
- a CDS encoding GGDEF domain-containing protein gives MKKFLTSLLLFMALLFFVSWLFLPRGYVLKDWNIEVPFYKILETPDKITLETTFKKVDYNSLIIPKIAGTRIQVFINNNMIYDFGSSSGNLWNKAFLVRFNKNILNENNTLKLVIEGAYDYGLRYYPYLVSENVANKYYLLIKIFNEDIYLIIIGSSLILGIILILLSYREINRKHFFFLGLSLIFVGLYLIDFHTRVSNGSLMQYFILKKILITFSFLSSLYIMQSVEFYIYSYIKDKFLIILTFLAILIIWATPNFYILKKVYDISNLIIILNLLAAVFRIHQNALNLYYFSTWFLLFTSFQSIIVVLFKINQPVIFNYGMLIVSLSYGFHLVINYRLLAEHSNKMYKKAIMDPLTNAYNRSFLEEIPHKGKLVLIDLDDLKKINDEFGHKKGDEILKEFVEIAKNNLRESDYVIRMGGDEFILIINAKNAENIIERIRNIFKNKTGYDFSYGISDFKEFYTSFEEADEKMYIMKKKKKNSNVKEG, from the coding sequence ATGAAAAAATTTCTTACCTCTTTACTTCTTTTTATGGCATTGCTTTTTTTTGTTTCATGGTTATTTCTACCAAGAGGATATGTTTTAAAAGATTGGAATATTGAAGTTCCATTTTATAAAATTCTTGAAACTCCAGATAAAATAACCTTAGAAACAACTTTTAAAAAAGTTGATTATAATTCTTTGATAATCCCAAAAATAGCGGGAACAAGAATACAGGTTTTTATCAATAATAATATGATATATGATTTTGGAAGCAGTTCTGGAAATCTCTGGAATAAAGCTTTTCTTGTACGTTTCAACAAAAATATATTAAATGAAAATAATACTTTAAAACTTGTAATTGAAGGTGCATATGATTATGGTTTAAGATATTATCCATATTTGGTTTCAGAAAATGTAGCCAATAAATATTATTTATTGATAAAAATATTCAACGAAGATATTTACCTGATAATAATTGGTAGTTCTTTAATTCTCGGTATTATTTTAATACTTTTATCCTATAGAGAAATTAATAGAAAACATTTCTTTTTTCTCGGGCTATCTCTAATATTTGTGGGTTTATATTTAATAGATTTCCATACACGTGTAAGCAATGGAAGCTTAATGCAATATTTTATTTTAAAGAAAATACTGATAACTTTTTCTTTTCTAAGTTCTCTATATATAATGCAAAGTGTAGAATTCTATATTTACAGCTATATAAAGGATAAATTTTTAATTATATTAACATTTTTAGCTATTTTGATAATCTGGGCCACTCCTAACTTTTATATATTAAAAAAGGTCTATGACATATCCAATTTAATAATTATTTTAAATCTTTTGGCAGCGGTATTTAGAATACATCAAAACGCTTTAAACCTTTATTATTTTTCAACATGGTTTTTGCTCTTTACGTCATTTCAATCAATTATAGTAGTATTATTTAAAATAAATCAACCGGTAATCTTTAATTATGGTATGTTAATTGTAAGTTTAAGCTATGGTTTTCATCTGGTAATTAATTATAGACTTCTTGCTGAACATAGTAATAAAATGTATAAAAAAGCTATCATGGATCCACTTACCAATGCATATAATAGAAGTTTTCTTGAAGAAATTCCACATAAGGGGAAATTAGTATTAATAGACCTTGATGATTTAAAAAAGATAAATGATGAATTTGGCCATAAAAAAGGCGATGAAATATTAAAAGAATTTGTGGAAATTGCAAAAAACAATCTGAGAGAATCAGACTATGTAATAAGAATGGGCGGAGATGAATTTATATTAATTATTAATGCCAAAAATGCTGAAAATATTATAGAGCGTATTAGAAATATTTTTAAAAACAAAACTGGTTATGACTTTTCATATGGTATTTCTGATTTTAAAGAATTCTATACTTCTTTTGAAGAAGCTGATGAAAAAATGTATATAATGAAAAAAAAGAAAAAAAATTCAAATGTTAAAGAGGGATAA
- a CDS encoding metallophosphoesterase family protein, producing the protein MKIAFISDIHANLEAFESVLKDIEKKEINEIYCLGDIVGYGPNPNEVIEIIKNKNIKCVRGNYDDAIGFEKESCGCAYNPGRETEVGDESINWTIKNTSKENKKFLRELPLYMEFEKENLRFFLTHGSPFDNLFEYIKPSDNAEKFIKISRYNNSEIFVFGHTHLMMAKHINGKVILNPGSVGRTKDGEPLATYLIMDIFNGIYFYEFIKVKYNVKTTIEKIVNVGLPVELAVVLALGKTYNMGKAKINSRIGFRL; encoded by the coding sequence ATGAAAATAGCTTTTATCTCAGATATACATGCAAACTTAGAAGCTTTTGAATCTGTTTTAAAGGATATTGAAAAAAAAGAAATAAATGAAATTTATTGTCTTGGAGATATAGTTGGCTATGGTCCAAATCCAAATGAAGTTATTGAAATAATTAAAAATAAAAATATTAAATGTGTCAGAGGAAATTATGATGATGCAATAGGATTTGAAAAAGAAAGCTGCGGATGTGCATATAACCCTGGAAGAGAAACAGAAGTTGGTGATGAATCGATAAACTGGACTATAAAAAATACTTCAAAAGAAAATAAAAAATTTTTAAGGGAATTACCATTATATATGGAATTTGAAAAAGAAAATCTCAGATTTTTTCTAACCCATGGTAGCCCTTTTGATAATTTATTTGAGTATATAAAACCTTCTGATAATGCAGAAAAGTTCATAAAAATATCCCGGTATAATAATTCAGAAATATTTGTATTTGGTCATACACATTTAATGATGGCAAAACATATTAATGGAAAAGTTATACTTAACCCTGGAAGTGTAGGAAGAACAAAAGACGGGGAACCCTTAGCTACATATTTAATTATGGATATATTCAATGGCATTTATTTTTATGAATTCATTAAAGTAAAATATAATGTAAAAACTACCATAGAAAAAATTGTAAATGTTGGATTACCTGTTGAATTAGCTGTTGTTTTAGCTTTAGGAAAAACATATAATATGGGAAAAGCTAAAATTAATTCAAGAATTGGTTTTAGATTGTAA
- a CDS encoding amidohydrolase family protein, producing the protein MYYFNEDGKFIYKNTKFNNKSFAIPVVTDTHMHILGFGEKLLNPDLLHMKDNEIIELILKKINEAPEKIILRGWMNTKINIGMLDNITKDIPIIMIRNCGHIALVNSKVFEDIDFKNKENIDVKTGLVKEKALEEIYNKYGYFSDINKAFSTAKDYLLKRGYGYIHSDDLHGIDINELPQDEELFIYEKIAVNNFDELIQLNNKKIFKKYKAVKVYIDGSFGGRTAYLREVYNDNKNTYGILNWKKDELKKVIEFCENNNLHLAMHAIGDKAIDIILDSFEELKPEKWHRIIHASMLHDEQIEKIKRFKLILDMQPQFMKSDDKMLNERLGNRKVLTYRFKEIYNHNIPMFFSSDAPVETPDWVRDAKILNFSGLPMDYILKTIIYSPKLIDSKDRNNGYIIFKENPLINLTYPDEIQREF; encoded by the coding sequence ATGTATTATTTCAATGAAGATGGAAAATTCATATATAAAAACACTAAATTTAATAACAAAAGCTTTGCAATTCCAGTGGTTACAGATACACATATGCATATATTGGGATTTGGTGAAAAACTTTTAAATCCTGACCTTTTACATATGAAAGATAATGAAATAATTGAGCTAATTCTAAAAAAAATAAATGAAGCACCTGAAAAAATCATTCTAAGAGGTTGGATGAATACAAAAATAAATATTGGTATGCTGGATAATATTACCAAAGATATTCCTATTATTATGATAAGAAATTGTGGTCATATTGCTTTAGTTAATTCTAAAGTTTTTGAAGATATTGATTTTAAAAATAAAGAAAATATTGATGTAAAAACCGGATTAGTAAAAGAAAAAGCACTTGAAGAAATTTATAATAAATATGGCTATTTTTCTGATATTAATAAAGCATTTTCTACTGCAAAAGATTATCTATTAAAACGAGGATATGGTTATATACATTCTGATGATTTACACGGAATTGATATAAATGAACTTCCACAAGATGAGGAATTATTTATATATGAAAAAATAGCTGTAAATAATTTTGATGAATTAATTCAATTAAATAATAAGAAAATATTCAAAAAATATAAAGCTGTAAAAGTTTATATAGATGGCTCTTTTGGAGGAAGAACCGCATATTTAAGAGAAGTATATAATGATAATAAAAATACATACGGTATATTAAATTGGAAAAAAGATGAACTTAAAAAGGTGATAGAATTTTGTGAAAATAACAATTTACACCTTGCAATGCACGCAATAGGAGATAAGGCTATAGATATTATTCTTGACTCTTTTGAGGAATTAAAACCTGAAAAATGGCATAGAATTATTCACGCTTCAATGTTACATGATGAACAAATTGAAAAAATTAAAAGGTTTAAACTTATTTTAGATATGCAACCGCAATTTATGAAATCCGATGATAAAATGTTAAATGAAAGATTAGGAAATAGAAAAGTTCTCACATATAGATTTAAAGAAATTTATAATCATAATATTCCTATGTTCTTTTCTTCTGATGCACCAGTTGAAACACCAGATTGGGTAAGAGATGCAAAAATCTTAAATTTCTCAGGATTACCCATGGATTATATTTTAAAGACAATAATCTATTCGCCAAAATTAATTGACAGTAAAGATAGAAATAATGGTTATATTATCTTTAAAGAAAATCCTTTAATTAATTTAACCTATCCTGATGAAATTCAAAGGGAGTTTTAA
- a CDS encoding sensor domain-containing diguanylate cyclase, whose translation MLLYFISVGIILIILHLYFVRKRHEQLNNIIKDAYKILDMLPFSIVIHDKENIHYNNLEFKKMIGKDINTSKEYIELFPESERKKIIETYEALKQGKEVPDRFRTINNKIYYLNTQKIDVFGKQLFLSIYKDMTEIIKKENELREFKEKTEILNDILKLSYSTDFDLKNDIGIIYNYLKKINMIDLFGVFKYEKENGYYEEFIYYNNVFYNGILKPTPDLALEYIRKNNMKELDVPIFNNEIKIGNRKYILNHEIFKNKIFYSRIFLYHSGDKNASAIFIFGKNKAISEEDKKLISLIMNQIYITFQYKRVIKNYNEEKEYFKSIANKDQLTGLYSRYFFNEWIIKHVEYLKRSQKNSVFVMIDVNEFKKINDTYGHLTGDKVLKYVAEKINDGIRKMDIAVRYGGDEFLIVFPETDINHIKKKMNKICEDIQNNEFDFEVGISYGISEFSGEDYLEALKKADKEMYIMKEAKDC comes from the coding sequence ATGTTATTGTATTTTATATCTGTTGGAATAATTCTAATTATTCTCCATCTTTACTTTGTTCGAAAAAGACATGAACAATTAAACAACATTATAAAAGATGCATATAAGATTCTTGATATGCTACCGTTTTCCATTGTTATACATGATAAAGAAAATATACATTATAACAACTTAGAATTTAAAAAAATGATTGGAAAAGATATTAATACAAGCAAAGAGTATATTGAACTCTTTCCTGAATCTGAAAGAAAAAAAATAATAGAAACATATGAAGCGTTAAAACAGGGAAAAGAAGTTCCAGATAGATTTAGAACCATTAACAATAAAATTTATTATTTAAATACACAAAAAATAGATGTATTTGGAAAACAATTATTTCTAAGTATCTATAAAGATATGACAGAAATAATAAAAAAAGAAAATGAATTAAGAGAATTTAAGGAAAAAACAGAAATATTAAATGATATCCTTAAACTTTCATATTCAACAGATTTTGATCTAAAAAATGACATAGGAATAATATACAATTATTTGAAAAAAATAAATATGATAGACCTTTTTGGTGTTTTTAAATATGAAAAAGAAAATGGTTATTATGAAGAATTTATATATTACAATAACGTGTTTTATAATGGAATTCTAAAACCCACACCTGATTTGGCCCTTGAATATATTAGAAAAAACAATATGAAAGAATTAGATGTGCCAATATTCAATAATGAAATAAAAATCGGCAATAGAAAATACATACTAAATCATGAAATATTTAAAAATAAAATATTTTATTCCAGAATATTTTTATACCATTCCGGCGACAAAAATGCTTCTGCAATCTTTATATTTGGCAAAAATAAAGCCATTTCGGAAGAAGATAAAAAATTAATCTCACTAATTATGAATCAGATATATATTACATTTCAATATAAAAGAGTTATAAAAAATTATAATGAAGAAAAAGAATACTTTAAAAGTATTGCCAATAAAGATCAATTAACAGGATTATATTCCAGATACTTCTTTAATGAATGGATTATAAAACATGTAGAATACCTGAAAAGAAGTCAGAAAAACTCTGTTTTTGTGATGATTGATGTTAATGAATTTAAAAAAATAAACGATACATATGGGCATTTAACTGGTGATAAAGTGCTAAAATACGTAGCAGAAAAGATAAATGATGGAATAAGAAAAATGGATATAGCTGTTAGATATGGTGGTGACGAATTTTTAATTGTTTTTCCAGAAACGGATATAAATCATATAAAGAAAAAAATGAATAAAATTTGTGAAGATATTCAGAATAATGAATTTGATTTTGAAGTTGGAATCTCTTACGGAATATCTGAATTTTCAGGCGAAGACTACCTTGAAGCATTAAAAAAAGCCGATAAGGAGATGTATATAATGAAAGAAGCAAAGGATTGTTAA
- a CDS encoding ArsR/SmtB family transcription factor — protein sequence MKKNTKSNIEICQTIEVHGDIVKKVQTNTPDEETLNKLTELFKVIGDKTRMKILYTLMQVEEMCVCDLSYVLGKTISAVSHQLRVLRQANLVKYRKVGKVVYYSLDDEHVKELIEVGYIHINEKK from the coding sequence ATGAAAAAAAACACAAAGTCCAATATTGAAATATGCCAGACAATAGAAGTTCATGGGGATATTGTAAAAAAAGTTCAGACTAATACTCCGGATGAAGAAACATTGAATAAATTAACAGAACTTTTTAAGGTTATTGGTGATAAAACGAGAATGAAAATTTTATATACTTTAATGCAGGTTGAAGAAATGTGTGTATGTGATTTGTCTTATGTTCTTGGAAAAACAATTTCTGCCGTTTCACATCAGTTGAGGGTTTTAAGACAGGCTAATCTTGTAAAATATAGAAAAGTTGGAAAAGTAGTGTATTATTCCCTTGATGATGAACATGTAAAAGAATTAATAGAAGTTGGATATATTCATATAAATGAAAAAAAATAA
- a CDS encoding heavy metal translocating P-type ATPase, translating into MKKKELVLDGLNCASCAAKIEENVKNLENVEGVELNFITKTLSVNVDDEDKIEEIKKLVKNIEPEVLVYEKNNKNEKNNENGHNHGDEEFNRKFEIIRLISALGIFLTALFVKEPVWLQISLYIIAYLISGGKVLIRSFKNIIRGNFFDENFLMSVATIGAFSIGEFPEAVGVMVFYEIGELLQDIAVDNSKKSIKALLDIRPDYANLLKNGKEIKVSPEEVKKGDLIIVKPGEKIPLDGFIVKGNSMVDTSALTGESVPRTIKENDEVMSGFINLNGVITIKVDKEYAESTISKILDMVENAAAKKAQTEKLITKFAKYYTPVVVFLAIALATLPPLITGASFNEWLYRALIFLVISCPCGLVVSIPLGYFAGVGALSKRGVLVKGGNYLERLKNLDIIIFDKTGTLTEGVFEVVDIKGFNNFKEKEILEIAAYAEKHSNHPIAESIKRKFGKNITKDNIEDYEEISGYGIKAKINKKEILVGNKKLMSMYGIKTPEIKYNGTIVFVAIEGKFAGYIEISDRIKPGVAEVIKNLKNLGIKKTVMLTGDNKKVAESVAKELEIDEYYAELLPGDKIKLFEKFINGVSTAFVGDGINDAPVLTRADVGIAMGGLGSDAAIEAADVVIMDDDISKLIDSIMISRKTLKITWQNIILVLGIKVLFLTLGALGKTDMWGAVFADVGVTLMAVFNTLRILKK; encoded by the coding sequence ATGAAAAAAAAGGAACTTGTACTCGACGGTTTAAATTGTGCAAGTTGTGCTGCAAAAATAGAAGAAAACGTAAAAAATCTGGAAAATGTTGAAGGAGTAGAATTAAATTTTATTACCAAAACATTGTCTGTTAATGTAGATGATGAAGATAAAATAGAAGAAATAAAAAAATTAGTAAAAAATATTGAACCAGAAGTATTGGTATACGAAAAAAACAATAAAAATGAAAAAAATAATGAAAACGGTCATAATCATGGCGATGAAGAATTTAACAGAAAATTTGAAATTATCAGATTAATTTCTGCACTTGGTATATTTTTAACTGCCTTGTTTGTAAAAGAGCCTGTTTGGCTTCAGATTTCATTATACATTATTGCATACTTAATTTCTGGTGGAAAGGTATTAATAAGATCTTTTAAAAATATTATACGTGGAAATTTTTTTGATGAAAATTTTTTAATGAGTGTTGCAACAATAGGTGCTTTTTCAATAGGTGAATTTCCTGAAGCAGTTGGAGTTATGGTATTTTATGAAATAGGTGAACTATTACAGGACATAGCTGTAGATAATTCAAAAAAATCCATAAAAGCTTTGTTGGATATTAGACCGGATTATGCAAATCTTTTGAAAAATGGAAAAGAAATAAAAGTATCTCCAGAAGAAGTTAAAAAAGGTGACCTAATAATTGTAAAACCTGGTGAGAAAATACCATTAGATGGTTTTATAGTAAAAGGAAATTCTATGGTTGACACATCTGCTTTAACAGGTGAGTCTGTTCCCAGAACAATAAAAGAAAATGATGAAGTGATGAGCGGGTTTATAAATCTTAATGGTGTTATTACAATAAAGGTTGATAAAGAATATGCAGAATCTACTATTTCTAAAATACTTGATATGGTTGAAAATGCTGCAGCAAAAAAAGCACAAACTGAAAAACTTATAACAAAATTTGCAAAGTATTATACACCTGTTGTTGTATTTCTGGCTATCGCTTTAGCAACATTACCTCCATTAATTACAGGTGCATCATTTAATGAATGGTTATACAGGGCTTTGATTTTCCTTGTTATTTCCTGTCCATGTGGTCTTGTTGTTTCCATACCTCTTGGATATTTCGCAGGAGTAGGTGCCTTGTCTAAACGTGGAGTTCTTGTAAAAGGCGGAAATTACCTGGAACGGCTTAAAAATTTAGATATAATAATTTTTGATAAAACTGGTACATTAACTGAGGGAGTTTTTGAAGTTGTTGATATAAAAGGTTTTAATAATTTTAAAGAAAAAGAAATACTTGAAATAGCTGCATATGCCGAAAAGCATTCAAATCATCCAATAGCGGAATCAATAAAAAGAAAATTTGGAAAAAATATAACTAAAGATAATATAGAAGATTATGAAGAAATTTCAGGTTATGGAATAAAAGCAAAAATAAATAAAAAAGAAATATTAGTAGGAAATAAAAAATTAATGAGTATGTATGGAATAAAAACTCCAGAAATTAAATACAATGGAACTATAGTATTTGTTGCTATTGAGGGTAAATTTGCAGGATATATTGAAATATCAGATAGAATAAAGCCTGGTGTCGCTGAAGTAATAAAAAATCTAAAGAATTTAGGAATTAAAAAGACAGTAATGCTTACTGGAGATAATAAAAAAGTAGCGGAATCTGTTGCAAAAGAACTTGAAATTGATGAATATTATGCCGAATTACTTCCCGGGGATAAAATAAAACTTTTTGAAAAATTTATAAATGGAGTTTCTACTGCTTTTGTCGGCGATGGAATAAATGATGCTCCTGTATTAACAAGAGCCGATGTTGGTATTGCAATGGGAGGTCTTGGCTCAGATGCAGCAATAGAAGCAGCTGATGTTGTTATTATGGACGATGATATTTCCAAATTAATTGATTCAATAATGATTTCAAGAAAAACTTTAAAAATAACCTGGCAAAATATAATATTAGTTCTTGGAATAAAAGTATTATTTCTCACACTTGGTGCATTAGGAAAAACAGACATGTGGGGGGCCGTATTTGCTGACGTTGGTGTAACTTTAATGGCAGTATTTAATACATTAAGAATTTTAAAAAAATAA
- a CDS encoding V-type ATP synthase subunit I, which yields MKKEMIPFTIISNKYELEIISKKILDSNNIEIVPLEKVIDKKILKQLKTEKENPYKQIYDDFMNIFNSVNRTPKPKVKEIDFPMIIDKDEISNFSEKLNTELENISNKMSELSEKKEILSKEIELFEKLKNIDIDVSDLKKMKRLKYRIGKLNKLYFERFCDSIKKENIISIILDSDEVNTWVFIIYDSNLKIEKILSIANFVEYKINEDYAGYPKDILLLLYDEYKSIEYEIEMLNMAKKKIFFENRRFIYKYFDYIFVLKNIYDLAQNVKFTENFFVISGWTTRETYQELEKHVNTNDYILLLRYAFNDKAPTILNNKGFFKHFEFIVKMFGVPSSDEIDPTPLITLMFLFFYGMMFGDVGHGFILSALGFWLYKKKGSDLFYVIGASGLSSMLFGVLYGSVFGFEDIIHPLWKRPMDNINYFLLLSVYFGIAIITVAMILNIANRIRRGEKSFLLFDPNGISGIALYWILLGSVFYMMKNGVFPKISYIFIITLVVLIYLRSILFEEGKFGEKIVQGFFDLFEVLLGYLSNTLSFIRLGAFAMNHAGLFLAFYMMAKMTNNPVSSFVILLLGNIIIIVLEGLVVFIQTLRLEYYEFFTRFFKGDGKEFNPIKYKF from the coding sequence ATGAAAAAAGAAATGATACCATTCACTATAATATCCAATAAATATGAATTGGAAATTATTTCAAAAAAGATTCTCGATTCTAATAATATAGAAATAGTTCCTCTTGAAAAGGTAATAGATAAAAAAATATTAAAACAATTGAAAACAGAAAAAGAAAATCCATATAAACAGATATATGATGATTTTATGAATATATTCAATAGTGTAAATAGAACCCCCAAACCAAAAGTTAAAGAAATAGATTTCCCTATGATTATAGATAAGGATGAAATAAGTAATTTTTCAGAAAAGTTGAATACAGAACTGGAAAATATATCAAATAAAATGTCAGAGTTAAGCGAAAAAAAAGAAATTTTGTCAAAGGAAATTGAATTATTTGAAAAATTGAAAAATATAGATATAGATGTATCAGATCTAAAAAAAATGAAACGTTTAAAATATAGGATAGGAAAATTAAATAAGCTTTATTTTGAAAGGTTTTGTGACAGTATAAAAAAGGAGAATATAATAAGCATTATCCTTGACTCGGATGAGGTAAATACCTGGGTTTTTATAATATATGATTCCAATTTAAAAATAGAAAAGATTTTATCCATAGCAAATTTTGTCGAATATAAGATTAATGAAGACTATGCAGGTTATCCAAAAGACATATTACTTTTATTATATGATGAATACAAGTCCATTGAGTATGAAATAGAAATGCTAAATATGGCAAAAAAGAAGATATTTTTCGAAAATAGAAGATTTATATACAAATATTTTGATTACATATTTGTTCTAAAAAACATATATGATCTTGCTCAAAATGTTAAGTTTACAGAAAACTTTTTTGTAATATCTGGTTGGACTACCAGAGAAACATATCAAGAACTTGAAAAACATGTAAATACAAATGATTACATATTACTTTTAAGATATGCATTTAATGATAAAGCACCAACTATTTTAAATAATAAGGGATTTTTCAAACATTTTGAATTTATTGTGAAAATGTTTGGTGTTCCATCAAGTGATGAAATTGATCCAACGCCGTTAATAACTTTAATGTTTTTGTTTTTCTATGGAATGATGTTTGGTGACGTAGGACATGGTTTTATACTTTCGGCATTAGGTTTTTGGTTATATAAAAAGAAAGGTTCCGATTTGTTTTATGTAATAGGTGCGTCAGGGTTATCTTCAATGCTATTTGGAGTTTTATATGGAAGCGTTTTTGGGTTTGAAGATATTATACATCCATTGTGGAAACGTCCTATGGATAATATAAATTATTTCTTATTGCTTTCTGTGTATTTTGGTATAGCAATTATAACTGTGGCAATGATTTTAAATATAGCAAATAGAATTAGACGTGGAGAAAAAAGCTTTTTATTATTTGATCCAAATGGTATATCTGGAATAGCCTTGTATTGGATATTATTAGGTTCAGTATTCTATATGATGAAAAATGGGGTATTTCCAAAAATAAGTTATATATTCATAATTACATTAGTAGTTTTAATATATTTAAGAAGTATTTTATTTGAAGAAGGGAAATTTGGAGAGAAAATTGTTCAGGGATTCTTTGATTTATTTGAAGTATTATTGGGATATTTGAGTAATACGCTTTCATTTATAAGGCTTGGTGCTTTTGCAATGAATCATGCAGGCTTGTTTTTGGCTTTTTATATGATGGCAAAAATGACAAATAATCCCGTATCGTCATTTGTTATTTTATTGCTTGGAAATATAATAATAATCGTTCTTGAAGGTCTTGTAGTATTTATTCAAACGTTGAGGCTTGAGTATTATGAATTTTTTACAAGATTCTTTAAAGGTGATGGAAAGGAATTTAATCCTATAAAATATAAATTTTAG
- a CDS encoding V-type ATPase subunit codes for MKFPALMSKVKVLHSKILTEEDFNNLINTETVTEVTEYLKANTHYKEYFENVDISKLHRRDVEILIRQAILKDFYNIYFYLPVEGQRFFKLMEKRFEIENIKFILRSLHSEHPEYITEEKFFPLYHQSISTDTLLTIKSFDDALNVFKNSVYGSIFEPAYSNYQKNGKIQYLLNAFDFWYFTNMKSMLSLMPMFGKNLKYLFYEQMDLANIQWIYRSRILFKLSPEEVLNFLMPIHYRLTQDELRELANASNTDEFLAKLTENKYGEFFKNIDPEIFPYIIERLCERILLKSSRKLISHTQNGFDVMSGYLYIREYEYKDLITLIEGKRYKLPNEKIKEFLLLMGV; via the coding sequence TTGAAATTTCCAGCCCTAATGTCAAAGGTTAAAGTCTTGCATTCAAAAATATTGACAGAGGAAGACTTTAATAATTTGATAAATACAGAAACGGTTACAGAGGTAACCGAATATCTTAAAGCAAATACACATTACAAAGAATATTTTGAAAATGTGGATATTTCAAAACTACATAGAAGAGATGTAGAAATACTTATAAGACAGGCAATTTTAAAAGATTTTTATAATATATATTTCTATCTTCCAGTTGAAGGTCAAAGATTCTTCAAATTAATGGAAAAGAGATTTGAAATAGAAAATATAAAATTTATCCTTCGTTCCCTGCATTCTGAACATCCTGAATATATTACAGAGGAGAAATTCTTCCCCTTATACCACCAGAGTATATCCACAGATACCCTGCTTACTATTAAATCTTTTGATGATGCATTAAATGTATTTAAAAATAGTGTGTATGGCTCCATATTTGAACCTGCTTACAGTAATTATCAAAAGAATGGAAAAATTCAATATCTTCTTAATGCTTTTGATTTCTGGTATTTTACCAATATGAAATCGATGTTGAGTTTAATGCCAATGTTTGGAAAAAACTTGAAATATCTTTTCTATGAACAAATGGATCTTGCTAATATACAGTGGATATATCGTTCAAGAATATTATTTAAGTTGTCTCCAGAAGAGGTTTTGAATTTTCTAATGCCTATACATTATAGATTAACTCAGGATGAATTAAGAGAACTTGCAAATGCTTCCAATACAGATGAATTTCTTGCAAAATTAACTGAAAATAAATATGGTGAATTCTTTAAAAATATTGATCCGGAAATTTTTCCATATATTATTGAAAGGTTATGTGAAAGAATTTTGTTGAAATCATCAAGGAAGCTAATATCTCATACACAAAATGGATTTGATGTAATGAGTGGATATTTGTATATAAGGGAATATGAATATAAGGATTTAATAACATTAATTGAAGGAAAAAGATATAAATTGCCAAATGAAAAGATTAAAGAGTTTTTGTTATTAATGGGGGTGTAA